A part of Capsicum annuum cultivar UCD-10X-F1 chromosome 6, UCD10Xv1.1, whole genome shotgun sequence genomic DNA contains:
- the LOC107875496 gene encoding serine/arginine-rich splicing factor SR45a isoform X2, producing the protein MFANFLLVSALSCISIIYCFSNLSLKVVCLFGLSFFGSKEAVCSSSSPKSQLTNQNTTSKQTVNHRARRRRGRTPTPGKYLGLRTVRVRRESRNYSPRSRSRSPCYSSESYRSRSRSHSPYYRRGRRSYSPYYRGRQRSHSPYYSRRCRYSESPYSPYHSRGRSYSRSLSPYSQRDRSYSPDERYYRRSHYRDYSPDSYRRDRSYSPDGRYYRRSHYRDYSPNNYRRDRSYSPDDRYYRRIHYRDYSPDSRDCSYSPDVRYNRMSRYRAYSPDNSYYYRRSRHRSTSRSISPRYQRSRRSYSPSVSPRRSKRSYSRSVSRSSRSRSSYSPIPKKSSKRSRSVSASSRFVSRSGTPRSSPSP; encoded by the exons ATGTTTGCAAATTTTTTGCTGGTATCAGCTCTTAGTTGTATCAGCATCATATATTGCTTCAGTAATTTGAGTTTGAAAGTTGTTTGCTTGTTTGGCCTGAGTTTCTTTGGCAGCAAGGAAGCTGTGTGTAGCAGCTCTTCACCAAAGTCGCAATTAacaaatcaaaacacaacaagCAAACAGACTGTTAACCATAGG GCTCGGAGGAGAAGAGGTAGAACACCAACTCCAGGAAAATATTTGGGGCTTAGAACTGTTCGCG TTCGTCGTGAATCACGAAATTATTCTCCTCGTTCAAGGAGTCGCTCTCCTTGTTACTCATCTGAAAGCTACAGGAGCAGGAGCAGGTCCCACTCTCCATATTACAGACGAGGGCGTAGATCCTACTCTCCCTATTACAGAGGACGCCAGAGATCCCACTCTCCGTATTACAGTCGACGCTGCCGTTACTCAGAATCACCTTATTCTCCTTACCATAGTCGTGGCAGGTCTTACTCTCGATCTTTATCTCCATACAGTCAGCGTGATCGGTCCTACTCTCCAGATGAGCGTTACTACAGAAGAAGCCATTACCGTGACTATTCCCCCGACAGTTATCGACGTGATCGTTCCTATTCTCCAGATGGCCGTTACTATAGAAGAAGCCATTACCGTGACTATTCTCCCAACAATTATCGACGTGATCGTTCCTATTCTCCAGATGACCGTTACTATAGAAGAATCCACTACCGTGACTACTCTCCTGATAGCCGTGATTGTTCCTACTCTCCAGATGTTCGTTACAACAGAATGAGCCGCTATCGTGCCTACTCTCCGGACAACAGTTACTATTATCGAAGGAGCCGACACCGTTCCACTTCTCGGAGCATTTCACCTCGATATCAGAGGTCCAGGAGAAGCTACTCACCTAGTGTATCACCTAGGCGGTCAAAGAGGAGCTATTCAAGAAGTGTTTCCAGGAGTAGTCGCTCTCGTAGCAGTTACTCTCCTATCCCGAAGAAAAGCTCTAAGAGGAGCCGCAGTGTCAGTGCATCTTCCAGATTTGTTTCAAGGTCTGGTACACCTAGATCTTCGCCTTCACCATGA
- the LOC107875493 gene encoding protein OCTOPUS-like — protein sequence MTRTTSQTRTRTRTRTRRLSSCYRHPSEPVTGICAACLRERLSGLDSSGDPELSIVTRPETELEPEPEPEPGLFSPDLRRCRSVSVSTAKCEGSTSWSEPRRRSCDDRSSSYRNTLVNLFGVDDEVGGSNVESKNLGLTNLSDNVCRAIVEHKDSEEVRVRADALVRIEDVEEDTGDGELKTMKEFIDLEFDTKNHKSKDFRVNFREAASVFSKKLQKWRQKQREKKVSSRNNEGNDRFSAGNSKLIGYTSKDNQSEIGECVIGRRSCDIESRFSVDGGRLSLDCPWISIDEPRASWDGYMVARTIPRLTPMLSVVDNGFLGNGNGFDKHRASLDGQMQAIVEDESSSGGSGQSNSDSSSSQRGSSFDRSSSVQSFGKRTSDLEVSNSSPAHVKLVFTERELKDWHLNSIKDEHLNKYESFSKNGTVADSCGAKKGSKKPARWREVFNLFGNKHKLNSNKVETRKGEGETVSSVTDTNVKQGDKGYDNVKEAAQWRLTRSSSIVGARKSCSSSYIPARNSCSSTFDQPRNSCDMSELNYKKKVAECAASANFRRDAFVLERNKSVKCSSNDIDNGTLPFYLMPLRTSRSRKSTENKFTKPLHATSNVLH from the coding sequence ATGACTCGTACAACTTCCCAAACCCGTACCCGTACCCGAACCCGAACCCGCCGTCTTTCATCTTGTTACCGCCACCCATCAGAGCCGGTCACCGGCATCTGCGCCGCATGCCTCCGTGAACGCCTCTCAGGTCTCGACTCCTCCGGTGACCCTGAACTCTCTATTGTAACCCGACCCGAAACAGAACTCGAACCGGAACCTGAACCTGAACCGGGTTTGTTTTCTCCGGATCTTCGCCGTTGTAGGTCTGTTTCGGTTTCTACTGCTAAGTGTGAAGGTTCTACTAGCTGGTCGGAGCCACGTCGGAGATCTTGCGACGATAGGTCGTCGTCGTACCGGAATACTCTTGTAAATCTTTTTGGAGTGGACGATGAGGTCGGTGGATCAAATGTTGAATCGAAGAACCTAGGATTGACGAATTTGTCTGATAATGTTTGTCGGGCAATTGTTGAGCATAAAGACAGTGAAGAAGTTAGGGTTCGAGCTGATGCATTGGTAAGAATTGAGGATGTTGAAGAAGATACTGGAGATGGAGAGCTTAAGACAATGAAAGAGTTCATCGATCTCGAATTCGATACGAAAAATCACAAATCGAAGGATTTTCGTGTGAATTTCAGGGAAGCAGCTTCAGTTTTCAGTAAGAAATTGCAGAAATGGAGGCAAAAGCAAAGGGAAAAGAAGGTTAGCAGCAGAAATAATGAAGGAAATGATAGGTTTTCAGCTGGAAATAGCAAGTTGATAGGGTATACATCGAAGGATAATCAGTCTGAGATTGGGGAATGTGTGATTGGGAGGCGATCTTGTGATATAGAATCTcgattttcagttgatggagggCGATTGTCCTTGGATTGTCCTTGGATTTCCATTGATGAGCCTAGAGCTTCTTGGGATGGATATATGGTAGCTAGGACTATTCCACGATTAACACCGATGTTATCAGTTGTGGACAATGGGTTTTTAGGGAATGGAAATGGGTTTGATAAGCATCGAGCATCGCTTGATGGGCAAATGCAGGCTATAGTAGAAGATGAGAGTAGTTCTGGTGGATCAGGGCAGTCAAATTCGGATTCGTCATCGTCACAAAGGGGAAGTAGTTTTGATAGGTCGAGTTCCGTTCAGAGTTTTGGCAAGAGGACATCGGATTTGGAGGTGTCAAATTCATCTCCTGCTCACGTCAAGTTGGTTTTTACAGAGAGGGAATTGAAAGATTGGCACTTGAATTCTATCAAAGATGAGCACTTGAATAAGTATGAATCATTTTCCAAGAATGGAACTGTTGCTGATAGTTGTGGCGCCAAGAAGGGGTCGAAGAAGCCTGCCCGGTGGCGTGAGGTGTTTAATCTCTTTGGTAACAAGCACAAGCTCAATAGCAACAAGGTAGAAACCCGAAAAGGTGAAGGAGAAACTGTCAGTTCAGTCACTGATACTAATGTGAAGCAAGGAGACAAGGGTTATGATAATGTAAAAGAGGCTGCTCAATGGAGGCTTACACGCAGCAGCAGCATTGTTGGGGCTAGAAAATCCTGCAGCAGCTCCTACATTCCTGCTAGGAATTCCTGCAGTAGCACTTTCGATCAGCCTAGGAATTCGTGTGACATGAGTGAATTAAATTACAAGAAGAAAGTTGCTGAATGTGCCGCCTCTGCTAACTTTCGCAGGGATGCTTTTGTGCTCGAGAGGAACAAGAGTGTTAAATGCTCTTCAAATGACATTGATAATGGTACGTTGCCATTTTATTTGATGCCACTGAGGACTTCTAGGAGCCGTAAATCCACTGAGAACAAGTTTACAAAGCCCCTTCACGCCACTAGCAATGTTCTGCACTGA
- the LOC107875494 gene encoding acyl-coenzyme A thioesterase 13, whose translation MEKVKAFLELTQAESDRVSSLTFPPHRFGSECSFYEYYALRGIRVDRVEPGQVFCTFKVPPRLTDREGKLASGAIANLVDEVGGAVVYVEGLPMNVSVDMSISFLSTAKADDVLEIIGRVLGQKGGYSGTSVIVKNKTTGELIAEGRHSLFGKHASKM comes from the exons ATGGAGAAAGTGAAAGCTTTTCTTGAATTAACCCAAGCAGAATCGGACCGGGTTTCGTCTCTAACCTTTCCTCCTCACCGGTTCGGTTCCGAGTGTAGCTTCTATGAGTATTATGCGCTTAGAGGTATCCGGGTTGACCGAGTTGAACCGGGTCAAGTTTTTTGCACCTTCAAAGTTCCTCCTCGTCTCACT GATAGAGAAGGGAAGCTAGCATCTGGTGCCATTGCCAATCTAGTTGATGAGGTCGGGGGTGCAGTAGTCTACGTGGAAGGTCTCCCGATGAATGTATCAGTGGACATGTCGATTTCATTTCTTTCAACTGCTAAGGCTGAT GATGTGTTGGAGATCATTGGTCGAGTCTTGGGTCAGAAAGGAGGTTATTCTGGAACGAgtgtaattgtgaaaaataaaacgACTGGGGAACTCATTGCTGAGGGGCGACATTCATTATTCGGTAAACATGCTAGTAAAATGTGA
- the LOC107873811 gene encoding SKP1-like protein 20: protein MKKLKEASSSRLKKSNSIAASKKKFDDSSRPYLPKASNYLNIESLLDLTCQTVADMIKGKTTEEIRKTFNIKNNFTPEEEEEVRKETAWAFE from the exons atgaagaaattgaaagaagcGTCCAGTTCCAGATTGAAGAAGTCAAATTCAATAGCGGCCAGTAAGAAGAAGTTTGACGATTCCAGTCGACCATATCTTCCGAAG GCTAGCAACTATTTGAACATCGAGAGCCTGCTGGATCTCACCTGTCAGACTGTGGCTGACATGATCAAAGGAAAGACTACAGAGGAAATTCGCAAGACCTTCAACATCAAGAATAACTTCACACCTGAAGAGGAGGAGGAGGTCAGGAAGGAGACTGCCTGGGCCTTTGAGTAA
- the LOC107875496 gene encoding serine/arginine-rich splicing factor SR45a isoform X1: MSYSRRSRYSRSPSYDPYSKSVSRSRYVSRSRSRSCDSSDVENPGNNLYVTGLSARVKERHIEDHFSTEGKVEDVHLVVDPWTRESRGFCFVTMSTVEEADCCIKYLNRSVLEGRVITVEKARRRRGRTPTPGKYLGLRTVRVRRESRNYSPRSRSRSPCYSSESYRSRSRSHSPYYRRGRRSYSPYYRGRQRSHSPYYSRRCRYSESPYSPYHSRGRSYSRSLSPYSQRDRSYSPDERYYRRSHYRDYSPDSYRRDRSYSPDGRYYRRSHYRDYSPNNYRRDRSYSPDDRYYRRIHYRDYSPDSRDCSYSPDVRYNRMSRYRAYSPDNSYYYRRSRHRSTSRSISPRYQRSRRSYSPSVSPRRSKRSYSRSVSRSSRSRSSYSPIPKKSSKRSRSVSASSRFVSRSGTPRSSPSP; the protein is encoded by the exons ATGTCGTACTCCAGGAGGTCAAG GTATTCTCGCTCACCTTCATACGATCCATATAGCAAGTCTGTCTCGAGGTCCAGATATGTTTCAAGGAGTCGGTCAAG GAGCTGTGATTCAAGTGATGTTGAGAACCCAGGGAACAATTTGTATGTGACTGGTCTCTCAGCCCGCGTTAAGGAGCGACATATTGAGGACCATTTTTCTACTGAGGGAAAG GTTGAAgatgttcatcttgttgttgacCCATGGACCCGGGAATCTCGTGGGTTTTGTTTCGTGACAATGTCCACTGTTGAGGAGGCTGATTGCTGCATTAAGTATTTGAATCGCTCAGTACTTGAAGGCAGAGTCATCACTGTGGAGAAG GCTCGGAGGAGAAGAGGTAGAACACCAACTCCAGGAAAATATTTGGGGCTTAGAACTGTTCGCG TTCGTCGTGAATCACGAAATTATTCTCCTCGTTCAAGGAGTCGCTCTCCTTGTTACTCATCTGAAAGCTACAGGAGCAGGAGCAGGTCCCACTCTCCATATTACAGACGAGGGCGTAGATCCTACTCTCCCTATTACAGAGGACGCCAGAGATCCCACTCTCCGTATTACAGTCGACGCTGCCGTTACTCAGAATCACCTTATTCTCCTTACCATAGTCGTGGCAGGTCTTACTCTCGATCTTTATCTCCATACAGTCAGCGTGATCGGTCCTACTCTCCAGATGAGCGTTACTACAGAAGAAGCCATTACCGTGACTATTCCCCCGACAGTTATCGACGTGATCGTTCCTATTCTCCAGATGGCCGTTACTATAGAAGAAGCCATTACCGTGACTATTCTCCCAACAATTATCGACGTGATCGTTCCTATTCTCCAGATGACCGTTACTATAGAAGAATCCACTACCGTGACTACTCTCCTGATAGCCGTGATTGTTCCTACTCTCCAGATGTTCGTTACAACAGAATGAGCCGCTATCGTGCCTACTCTCCGGACAACAGTTACTATTATCGAAGGAGCCGACACCGTTCCACTTCTCGGAGCATTTCACCTCGATATCAGAGGTCCAGGAGAAGCTACTCACCTAGTGTATCACCTAGGCGGTCAAAGAGGAGCTATTCAAGAAGTGTTTCCAGGAGTAGTCGCTCTCGTAGCAGTTACTCTCCTATCCCGAAGAAAAGCTCTAAGAGGAGCCGCAGTGTCAGTGCATCTTCCAGATTTGTTTCAAGGTCTGGTACACCTAGATCTTCGCCTTCACCATGA
- the LOC107875498 gene encoding proliferating cell nuclear antigen: MLELRLVQGSLLKKVLESIKDLVNDANFDCSATGFSLQAMDSSHVALVALLLRSEGFEHYRCDRNISMGMNLGNMAKMLKCAGNDDIITIKADDGSDTVTFMFESPTQDKIADFEMKLMDIDSEHLGIPEAEYHAIVRMPSAEFGRICKDLSSIGDTVVISVTKEGVKFSTRGDIGTANIVCRQNTTVDKPEEATVIEMNEPVSLTFALRYLNSFTKASPLSNTVTISLSSELPVVVEYKIAEMGYVRYYLAPKIEEDEEETKP; encoded by the exons ATGTTGGAACTCCGCCTTGTTCAAGGAAGTTTACTGAAGAAAGTTCTAGAATCGATTAAGGATCTGGTGAACGATGCGAACTTCGATTGTTCCGCCACCGGATTTTCTCTGCAAGCCATGGATTCCAGCCACGTGGCACTGGTGGCGCTGTTGCTCCGATCTGAGGGTTTTGAGCATTACCGGTGTGACCGGAACATTTCAATGGGGATGAACCTTGGTAACATGGCGAAAATGCTCAAATGTGCTGGTAATGATGATATCATCACTATCAAGGCTGACGATGGCAGTGATACCGTCACTTTCATGTTTGAAAGTCCAA CGCAAGACAAGATTGCTGATTTTGAGATGAAGCTAATGGACATTGACAGTGAGCATCTTGGGATTCCTGAAGCAGAGTACCATGCTATTGTTAGAATGCCTTCTGCTGAGTTTGGTAGAATTTGCAAAGACCTTAGCAGCATTGGAGATACAG TTGTTATCTCGGTGACAAAGGAAGGTGTTAAATTCTCAACCAGAGGTGACATTGGTACTGCTAATATTGTTTGCAGGCAAAATACAACTGTTGACAAG CCTGAAGAAGCTACAGTTATTGAGATGAATGAGCCGGTATCATTGACATTTGCTCTGAGATATTTGAACTCCTTTACAAAAGCATCTCCGTTGTCTAACACGGTGACTATCAGTTTGTCCTCAGAGCTTCCTGTCGTTGTTGAGTACAAGATTGCGGAGATGGGCTATGTTAGGTATTATCTGGCACCTAAGATCGAAGAGGATGAAGAGGAAACCAAGCcttga